In Candidatus Eisenbacteria bacterium, the following proteins share a genomic window:
- the lepB gene encoding signal peptidase I produces the protein GLVQAYNVPSSSMEKTILPGDYVYADKLTLGPRTPHWIGIPGTALGVHVPALKLPGLRRVHPGDIVIAEVPADRRIPYVKRVVAVGGDVVEIRDKRLLVNGEPVPEPGLSVHQDRRTFPCGLKQDGIAMGLGNRDNFGPYRVPEGSVFLMGDNRDLSNDSRYFGSIPERNIIGCARFVGLSLDPEAHGPAPWKRVRFHRIGRALR, from the coding sequence TGGGACTCGTCCAGGCCTATAACGTTCCCTCCTCCTCCATGGAGAAGACGATCCTGCCGGGCGACTATGTCTACGCGGACAAGCTCACCCTCGGGCCGCGCACCCCCCACTGGATCGGGATCCCCGGCACTGCCCTCGGCGTGCACGTCCCGGCATTGAAGCTGCCGGGCCTGCGCCGCGTCCATCCCGGGGACATCGTGATCGCCGAAGTGCCGGCCGATCGGCGGATCCCCTACGTCAAGCGGGTCGTCGCGGTCGGCGGGGATGTCGTCGAGATCCGCGACAAGCGGCTTCTCGTGAACGGCGAGCCCGTTCCCGAGCCGGGACTCTCGGTCCATCAGGACAGGCGGACGTTTCCGTGCGGCCTGAAGCAGGACGGGATCGCCATGGGGCTCGGCAACCGGGACAACTTCGGGCCTTACCGCGTTCCCGAGGGATCCGTTTTCCTCATGGGGGACAACCGAGATCTGTCGAACGACAGCCGCTACTTCGGGTCGATTCCGGAGCGGAACATCATCGGCTGCGCCCGCTTCGTCGGGCTCTCGCTCGACCCGGAAGCGCACGGCCCCGCGCCCTGGAAGAGGGTGCGCTTCCATCGGATCGGCAGAGCGCTCCGGTAG